The following coding sequences lie in one Coraliomargarita sinensis genomic window:
- a CDS encoding fused MFS/spermidine synthase, with protein sequence MTQQPKRSTKEKRSEPGGQQSDTSMTLAVMCMVFLSGFASLVYQLLWMRQLGFLFGNTAQAASITLAAFFAGLGAGSWWWGRRAGASAKPMQLYARLEFGIALAALAYFGILYAFRAIYPFFYESVSAEFWLMCVKFGLAAVLVFPASFCMGGTIPAIGQVMIRERSRFGRTASFFYGINTFGAALGVLFAAFIWVPSFGFGISYTLALSISIGVGIWAWKISGKSASVTNPPPDQSKTGEKTDAAPTSRFGTLPLSLLCFFSGFVVLALEVVWMRIFAQVHENSVYSYAIILAVVLVCLAIGACISSYLSRTVRRPLLILGILATSGGVLLIFGPGMLMHATDGLKPVEDIDAWGDYIRDLVKMGFGGIGAVCILLGTVFPFLMKVAERNMRVPGEMLGKLLAINVVGAITGSVVCGFILLPNWGMWGTQQMLTAVYLIVAILLPVGWKISGVALRLIGFAALVMLFTVFDSSDLPVIAQTSREKPAKILEVWEESGCTVSAIEKANGHRAVLVNSSYALGSTAAFEEQANQSRIPLYLFPDTKSVFFIGLGTGISAGAALDERFPSIERVVTCELTPAVVEASKKWIPPTMTGGLFTDPRSEVRIEDGRHYLMASNERFDMINADLFLPYRRGAGSLYSKDHYKSVLESLNPDGVFVQWLPMYQLTEYEFGVIAKTMLEVFGDVTMWRNNFVPGEEKVALIARREAVPFPVPADGNRNVMLNAVRGLHWSMTVPDMVRAEPESIPFFYAGNLSEAGTLFDLYPVNTDNHPVIEYQTPKLFREVAANDSVIWCVGPKLSAWIERIIKKCPLDEDPSWSGHPESSLHLVRSGIAFHRSMIFKALGESSSLETAWANFIREWKLGAR encoded by the coding sequence ATGACTCAGCAACCAAAGCGCAGCACAAAAGAAAAGCGGTCGGAGCCTGGCGGGCAGCAAAGCGATACGTCAATGACGCTTGCCGTCATGTGCATGGTATTCCTTTCCGGTTTTGCCAGTCTCGTCTATCAACTCCTTTGGATGCGGCAGTTGGGCTTTCTTTTCGGCAACACCGCTCAGGCGGCCTCGATTACGCTTGCCGCATTTTTCGCTGGCCTCGGAGCTGGCAGTTGGTGGTGGGGTCGGCGTGCCGGTGCGAGCGCCAAGCCGATGCAGCTCTACGCACGCCTCGAGTTTGGTATCGCATTGGCCGCATTGGCCTATTTCGGCATTCTCTATGCGTTCAGAGCCATCTATCCATTCTTCTACGAGTCCGTCTCGGCAGAGTTCTGGCTTATGTGTGTCAAATTTGGTCTGGCAGCGGTTCTGGTCTTTCCCGCCTCTTTTTGCATGGGAGGAACGATACCGGCGATCGGCCAGGTCATGATTCGTGAACGGAGTCGTTTTGGGCGGACTGCTTCATTCTTTTACGGGATCAATACTTTTGGGGCCGCGCTCGGCGTCTTGTTTGCGGCGTTTATTTGGGTGCCCTCATTCGGCTTTGGCATTAGTTACACGCTGGCTTTATCAATCTCAATCGGTGTCGGGATTTGGGCATGGAAGATTTCGGGCAAAAGCGCATCCGTGACGAATCCGCCCCCGGATCAATCGAAGACTGGTGAAAAGACTGATGCGGCCCCCACTTCCCGCTTCGGGACATTACCGCTATCACTGCTCTGTTTCTTTTCCGGTTTTGTCGTTCTGGCCCTGGAAGTGGTCTGGATGAGAATCTTCGCCCAAGTGCACGAGAATTCAGTTTATTCCTACGCCATCATTCTTGCGGTTGTTCTGGTCTGCCTGGCGATCGGTGCGTGTATCAGTTCATACCTGTCCCGTACGGTCAGACGGCCACTGCTGATACTGGGCATTCTAGCAACATCAGGCGGGGTCCTGCTCATTTTTGGCCCCGGCATGTTAATGCATGCGACCGATGGGCTTAAGCCGGTTGAGGACATCGATGCCTGGGGCGATTATATCCGGGATCTCGTCAAGATGGGGTTTGGAGGTATCGGTGCAGTCTGTATTCTATTGGGTACGGTTTTTCCGTTCTTAATGAAGGTAGCCGAGCGCAATATGCGTGTGCCCGGAGAAATGCTCGGCAAGCTTCTGGCCATCAATGTCGTCGGAGCGATCACGGGCTCGGTGGTCTGCGGATTTATCTTGCTGCCGAATTGGGGCATGTGGGGAACGCAGCAAATGTTAACCGCAGTTTATCTAATTGTGGCCATTTTGCTGCCGGTCGGATGGAAGATTTCGGGTGTAGCTTTACGGCTCATTGGATTTGCAGCGCTGGTCATGCTCTTCACGGTTTTCGACTCCTCCGATCTACCTGTCATCGCGCAAACCTCCCGGGAGAAGCCTGCCAAAATACTGGAGGTCTGGGAGGAAAGTGGCTGTACCGTATCTGCAATCGAGAAAGCCAACGGGCATCGGGCGGTGCTGGTCAACTCTTCCTACGCATTGGGCTCTACCGCCGCTTTTGAAGAACAGGCGAACCAATCCCGCATCCCGCTTTATCTCTTTCCGGACACGAAGAGCGTCTTTTTCATCGGGCTTGGCACGGGCATCTCGGCAGGTGCCGCACTCGATGAACGGTTTCCCAGCATTGAGCGGGTCGTCACCTGTGAGTTGACACCTGCAGTGGTGGAAGCTTCAAAAAAATGGATCCCTCCGACGATGACCGGCGGCTTGTTCACGGACCCACGCTCCGAGGTGCGGATTGAGGACGGTCGCCACTATCTCATGGCAAGCAACGAACGCTTCGATATGATTAACGCGGACTTGTTTTTACCCTATCGGAGAGGTGCGGGTAGCTTGTACTCAAAAGACCACTACAAATCGGTACTGGAAAGCCTGAACCCGGACGGCGTGTTCGTGCAGTGGCTGCCTATGTATCAGTTGACCGAATACGAGTTTGGAGTAATCGCGAAGACAATGCTGGAAGTCTTCGGCGACGTCACCATGTGGCGGAACAATTTTGTGCCCGGAGAAGAAAAAGTCGCTTTGATCGCACGCCGAGAGGCAGTTCCGTTCCCGGTACCTGCCGATGGCAACCGTAATGTTATGCTGAATGCGGTCCGGGGCTTACACTGGTCGATGACGGTGCCGGACATGGTGAGAGCCGAGCCCGAATCAATACCCTTCTTCTACGCCGGAAATTTATCCGAAGCGGGAACGCTCTTTGACCTGTATCCCGTCAACACCGACAATCATCCAGTCATCGAATACCAGACACCAAAATTGTTCCGCGAAGTAGCGGCCAATGATTCCGTAATTTGGTGTGTCGGCCCCAAGCTGTCCGCCTGGATTGAGCGGATTATAAAAAAATGTCCGCTCGATGAGGACCCCTCCTGGTCGGGGCACCCTGAGTCGAGTCTCCATTTGGTCAGGTCCGGAATCGCCTTCCACCGTTCGATGATCTTTAAGGCGTTGGGAGAAAGCTCGAGCTTGGAGACGGCTTGGGCGAACTTTATTCGTGAATGGAAGCTGGGTGCACGCTGA
- a CDS encoding sugar-binding domain-containing protein, producing MALPVFKIPGRRFLFAALILALTHAVAALNAEEVDLSGIWSFELDEANAGVDGKWFNRSLTDTVRLPGTTDENKKGILKDEAPTDRLSRVWYWKGPAWYQREVMIPESWGGKRITLFLERTKNARVWVDDTFIGWDDTLSAPHIHDLTEAMTPGAHTITILVDNSIMPPVGPAHAVDERTQTNWNGVIGRIELHATDPVWIEHVEAYPNIEAGTIRIVAEIGNDTGQHIEGGLSVEAETTNTENAVEYRPTKVDFDTRENLLRLEFTYDPGKELPLWDEFNTTLLHLNLKLEARGGGKNYAHTKAIRFGMRSFTSEDGRFHVNGKPVFLRGRTDCANYPITGYPPMDKKSWLKIMRIHKEWGLNHIRYHSWCPPEAAFAAADELGIYIQAELPNKRSGFKAEESNEAAYHNIDRLAGNESTDQVSLCDYGKREGELILRHFGNSPSFCMFTLGNELGRNEAMFEFVRHFRFLDPRKLYAQGSNNMHWNPSYAEGDDFWAGKSLEKDDRIVRGSDSIFSHGLTPHIENLPPSTMVDYSDAIEGCPVPVIGHETGQFQVYPDFRDIPKFTGVTRARNYEIFRERLKEAGMLDQAQDFVEASGALAAICYREDIEAALRTPGFGGFHLLDIQDFPGQGTALVGMLNVFMEPKGFIAASEWREFCSAVVPLIRMERYTWTQNEQFSARIEVAQYGPGDLSGHTVRVSLIDREENILHQKDFQAADLPTGGLHQVGEYVLEFGCLEEIAAAKLTLKVAILGTPHVNRYPIWLYPENVRTQVPPGVRLTRSFQDTETQKYLQEGGRVLLIPKLDELPQSIEGAFQSDFWSPMFSVAAIKRGQDPAPGTLGFLCDPSSPAFASFPTESHSNWQWWQLNKNSRPIILDATADDFRPLVQMIDNFNRNHKLGLIFETRVGQGSMLVCAIDLPGIKHTPEARQLLRSLQDYVASDEFKPGYEIERDVLDKLFPR from the coding sequence ATGGCCCTCCCAGTTTTTAAGATCCCAGGACGCAGGTTTTTATTCGCCGCATTAATTCTGGCACTTACTCATGCGGTCGCTGCTCTGAACGCCGAGGAGGTGGACCTCTCCGGAATTTGGTCTTTTGAGTTGGATGAAGCCAATGCCGGTGTGGATGGGAAGTGGTTCAACCGCTCATTGACGGACACCGTTCGACTCCCCGGTACGACCGACGAGAACAAGAAAGGTATCCTGAAAGACGAAGCGCCGACCGACCGGCTTTCGCGGGTGTGGTATTGGAAGGGCCCTGCCTGGTATCAGCGCGAGGTCATGATCCCGGAATCATGGGGTGGGAAGCGCATCACGCTCTTCCTGGAACGGACGAAGAATGCCCGTGTTTGGGTGGATGATACATTCATCGGATGGGACGATACCCTGAGCGCCCCACACATCCATGATCTGACCGAGGCAATGACTCCCGGAGCGCATACAATTACTATACTGGTCGATAATTCCATCATGCCGCCTGTGGGGCCTGCCCATGCCGTGGATGAACGCACACAGACCAACTGGAACGGGGTGATCGGGCGGATTGAGCTTCACGCGACAGACCCTGTCTGGATCGAGCACGTCGAAGCTTATCCAAATATCGAGGCGGGCACCATAAGGATTGTGGCCGAAATCGGCAACGATACAGGACAGCATATTGAAGGCGGACTATCTGTGGAAGCTGAAACCACAAACACGGAAAACGCGGTCGAATACCGGCCGACAAAAGTCGATTTCGATACGCGTGAGAACCTTCTCCGGCTGGAGTTCACCTACGACCCCGGAAAAGAGCTTCCGCTTTGGGATGAATTCAACACCACATTGCTGCATTTGAATCTGAAGCTGGAAGCGAGGGGCGGGGGCAAGAACTATGCACATACCAAGGCGATCCGCTTCGGCATGCGCAGCTTCACCAGTGAGGATGGCCGGTTTCATGTGAACGGGAAGCCGGTTTTTCTGAGAGGGCGGACGGACTGTGCCAATTATCCCATTACCGGCTATCCGCCCATGGATAAAAAATCCTGGCTGAAGATTATGAGAATACACAAGGAGTGGGGGCTGAACCATATTCGCTACCACTCATGGTGCCCGCCCGAGGCTGCCTTTGCCGCTGCCGATGAGCTCGGTATCTACATTCAGGCCGAGCTTCCCAACAAGCGCAGCGGCTTCAAGGCGGAGGAAAGTAATGAAGCAGCCTACCACAATATTGACCGACTGGCGGGGAACGAATCGACGGATCAAGTGTCGCTCTGCGATTACGGCAAGCGCGAGGGGGAACTGATCCTGCGTCACTTCGGTAATTCGCCTTCCTTCTGCATGTTTACGCTCGGCAACGAACTGGGGCGCAATGAAGCGATGTTTGAATTCGTCCGCCACTTCAGGTTTCTGGACCCACGCAAACTCTATGCTCAAGGCTCGAACAACATGCACTGGAATCCCAGTTATGCCGAGGGCGACGACTTCTGGGCCGGTAAGTCGCTGGAAAAGGACGATCGGATTGTCCGCGGCTCGGACTCGATCTTCAGTCACGGCCTGACGCCGCACATCGAGAATCTTCCTCCTTCGACCATGGTCGATTACAGTGACGCGATCGAGGGCTGTCCCGTTCCGGTCATCGGGCATGAAACGGGGCAATTCCAGGTCTATCCAGACTTTCGTGACATTCCGAAATTCACCGGCGTGACCCGGGCGAGAAACTATGAAATCTTCCGTGAACGCCTGAAAGAGGCTGGCATGCTCGACCAGGCGCAGGACTTCGTCGAGGCCTCCGGAGCACTCGCTGCGATCTGCTATCGTGAAGATATTGAAGCGGCACTGCGGACACCCGGCTTCGGCGGCTTCCACCTGCTGGACATTCAGGACTTTCCCGGGCAGGGGACTGCGCTGGTGGGAATGCTGAATGTTTTCATGGAACCAAAGGGCTTTATCGCTGCGAGCGAGTGGCGTGAGTTCTGTAGTGCTGTCGTGCCGCTCATCCGCATGGAACGATATACCTGGACGCAGAACGAACAGTTCAGCGCCAGGATTGAGGTCGCTCAATACGGCCCGGGGGATCTCAGCGGGCATACCGTTCGTGTTAGCCTGATTGACCGGGAAGAAAACATACTTCACCAAAAAGATTTCCAAGCGGCAGATCTTCCGACAGGCGGCTTGCATCAGGTTGGCGAATATGTACTCGAATTCGGCTGCCTCGAAGAAATAGCAGCGGCCAAATTAACCCTGAAGGTCGCCATTCTCGGCACGCCTCATGTGAATCGTTATCCGATCTGGCTGTATCCTGAAAACGTCCGTACTCAAGTTCCACCAGGAGTGCGTCTCACTCGCTCTTTTCAAGATACGGAGACGCAGAAGTATCTGCAAGAAGGGGGCAGGGTACTGCTAATCCCAAAACTGGATGAGTTGCCTCAGAGTATCGAGGGAGCGTTTCAGAGCGACTTCTGGTCCCCTATGTTTTCTGTGGCTGCGATCAAGCGTGGTCAGGACCCCGCACCCGGCACCCTCGGCTTTCTCTGTGATCCCTCTTCGCCCGCCTTTGCTTCTTTCCCGACTGAGTCACACAGCAATTGGCAGTGGTGGCAACTGAACAAGAATTCCAGACCCATAATCCTCGACGCGACAGCTGATGATTTTCGACCGCTTGTGCAGATGATTGATAACTTTAACCGAAATCATAAGCTCGGACTGATTTTCGAGACACGAGTGGGTCAGGGATCGATGCTCGTTTGTGCGATCGATCTGCCGGGCATCAAACATACCCCCGAGGCGCGACAGTTGTTGCGCAGCCTGCAAGATTACGTCGCCTCGGATGAATTCAAGCCCGGGTACGAGATCGAGCGGGATGTCCTCGATAAATTGTTCCCCAGGTAA
- a CDS encoding glycosyl hydrolase family 28 protein has translation MKFPLTIILAVALKLQATVVPYNFPESFPVSERYQVKVDQHTIEPLQTERGAILNFGMSEPVEIQVALDQAPQDVVIRPLHAGIEARVEGRVLRFQLPRPMNLSVEVDGDISDPLLVFANPKELNAPSREDPKVKYYEAGKVHQEDEIFLEHGETLYLEPGAVVNAVVRAVDARNVSIRGAGILNAGYRKHKINQLVLRECVGARLENFIILDSFGWTIHLSGSEDIEIDNVRVVAWRANCDGLDIEYSSRVRVNNCFFRTYDDSIAVKALYPRGVAGVPLQEMIDPETLGKHDVPEIEGDVIGDILVRDSVFWTDGAQSLEIGFELRVDRIKGITFRNCDVIHARGGAAFSIHNGDRAIIEDIVLQDIRIENVKRLFDFHVGLSIYSDDCPEQFRRSNPNREPPSRRPEMANNPWQWFVPLDEHLPKYQDNRGLVRNVAVRSMTVLEKPKVPSILQGYSPERTIQDVTFINLKIAGEPVLSADDLDLYQKHTRNVRFLAPDDIALRFDPVIREIEGWTVLVEPKLLPGGAEAEVGKRALSMLQNHLERIAILLPEKQLAELRTCEIWLEYDHPSLGSMQYHPGEEWLIDNGHDPRLTKKVHITQAEDLLSRQQMLKHPAVILHELAHAYHDLILGFDEPRILKAYEQAMESGKYKESLLFTGDYVEHYGCTNHKEYFAESTEAYLYHNDFYPFVAAELNEHDSAAFELMADIWGTRND, from the coding sequence ATGAAATTTCCACTGACCATTATTTTGGCCGTCGCCTTGAAGTTACAGGCGACCGTGGTGCCCTACAATTTTCCGGAGAGCTTTCCGGTGAGTGAACGTTATCAGGTCAAAGTCGACCAACATACGATTGAGCCCCTGCAGACAGAGCGCGGGGCGATTTTGAACTTTGGTATGAGCGAGCCGGTAGAGATTCAGGTTGCACTCGATCAAGCCCCGCAGGACGTCGTGATTCGCCCGCTCCATGCCGGCATCGAAGCCAGGGTCGAGGGTCGGGTGCTGCGGTTCCAGTTGCCCCGGCCGATGAATCTCAGTGTGGAGGTCGATGGCGATATCAGCGATCCATTGTTGGTGTTTGCCAACCCGAAGGAGTTGAACGCGCCCTCCAGGGAAGACCCCAAGGTAAAATACTACGAGGCGGGCAAGGTGCACCAGGAGGATGAAATTTTTCTGGAGCACGGAGAGACGCTCTATCTCGAACCGGGGGCTGTCGTGAATGCGGTGGTCCGCGCGGTGGATGCGCGTAACGTCTCCATTCGCGGTGCGGGAATCCTCAACGCCGGTTACCGGAAGCATAAGATCAACCAACTGGTGCTGCGCGAGTGTGTGGGGGCACGGCTCGAGAATTTTATCATTCTCGATAGCTTCGGCTGGACGATACACCTGAGCGGCTCGGAGGATATTGAGATCGACAATGTCCGGGTGGTGGCCTGGCGGGCGAACTGCGACGGGCTGGATATCGAATACTCCAGCCGGGTCCGTGTGAACAATTGCTTCTTCAGGACCTACGACGACTCGATCGCAGTCAAAGCACTCTATCCCAGAGGTGTGGCGGGGGTTCCGCTACAGGAAATGATCGATCCGGAGACCCTCGGGAAGCACGACGTGCCCGAAATAGAGGGCGATGTCATCGGTGACATTCTGGTCCGTGACAGCGTCTTTTGGACGGACGGCGCCCAGAGTCTGGAGATCGGCTTCGAGTTGCGTGTGGACCGGATTAAAGGCATCACCTTCCGTAACTGCGATGTGATACACGCGCGCGGAGGCGCTGCATTCTCGATCCATAACGGCGACCGTGCGATCATTGAAGATATCGTACTGCAGGACATACGTATTGAGAACGTGAAGCGGCTTTTTGATTTTCATGTCGGCCTCTCGATTTACAGCGACGACTGCCCGGAGCAATTCCGGCGCAGCAATCCGAACCGCGAACCACCTTCCCGCCGCCCTGAAATGGCGAATAATCCCTGGCAATGGTTCGTGCCGCTGGATGAGCATTTGCCAAAATATCAGGACAACCGCGGCTTGGTCCGTAACGTTGCCGTGCGGAGCATGACCGTGCTGGAAAAGCCCAAGGTGCCTTCGATCCTACAGGGTTACAGCCCCGAACGGACGATTCAGGATGTGACCTTCATTAACCTGAAAATTGCCGGGGAACCCGTCCTGTCAGCGGACGACCTCGACCTTTACCAAAAGCATACCCGGAATGTGCGTTTCCTTGCGCCTGACGACATTGCCCTTCGCTTTGATCCGGTCATACGGGAAATTGAAGGCTGGACCGTGCTCGTCGAGCCCAAGCTGTTACCAGGCGGAGCGGAGGCGGAAGTTGGGAAACGAGCACTTTCCATGCTGCAAAACCATCTGGAACGCATTGCCATCCTTCTTCCGGAAAAACAGCTCGCGGAGCTGCGCACTTGTGAAATCTGGCTGGAATACGACCACCCGAGTTTGGGTAGTATGCAATACCACCCGGGAGAGGAGTGGCTGATCGACAACGGTCACGACCCGCGACTGACCAAGAAGGTTCACATCACCCAGGCGGAGGACTTGTTGTCGCGTCAGCAGATGCTGAAGCACCCGGCGGTAATTCTGCACGAGTTGGCGCACGCCTATCACGACCTGATCCTCGGTTTCGACGAGCCACGCATCCTAAAGGCCTACGAGCAGGCGATGGAGTCCGGCAAATACAAGGAGTCGCTCCTTTTTACCGGGGACTACGTCGAGCACTACGGCTGCACCAATCACAAGGAATACTTTGCCGAAAGCACGGAAGCCTATCTCTACCACAATGATTTTTACCCCTTCGTAGCCGCCGAATTGAACGAACACGATTCCGCCGCGTTCGAATTGATGGCGGATATTTGGGGCACTAGAAACGACTGA